The window GCCATCCTGCTTTTATCCAAATACCTCTTAAGAGAGCCGTCCTTGAGACCTTGGGTTATATATTCTGTCATTGCCATCTGATGCAAAGTATCTGGACAAAGGATCGAGCATTGCTGAGTTCTTTCCATACCGTCTATGACATCAGGATGCGCTTCGACCCAGCCCAGTCTTCTTCCCAAACCTCGGCACCACTTAGAATTGGAATGAATTGCCACCAGGTAAGGAAAATCGTTTGGATTCCATGAAAAATAATCTGGCATTTTTCCGAAGCACTGAGTTTTATAGGCATAATCCAGGACGAGAAAAATCTCCCTTTCCTGGCAGATATCCATAAATGCTTTCACCATTTCGTGAGGAATAACCTGGGAGGAAGGGTTGTCCGGAGACGGGAAAATAACGATTTTTGGTTTTTCCTTATCACATATTTCCTTAAAATTTTCAACAATGTCATCAACTGAAGGAATATATTCCCATGTTTCAGGTTCGAGAACAGGAAGGCGTATAATACTACTTTTTTGCAGTACCATCTCAGTCTGACCCATATAATTTGCATAGGTTGGATCGAGCATGAGGATGCTATCTCCAGAATTTGCAAGAGTGATAAATAAGTCGTGGGTGAGCTGGGTCGAGGATGCCCCAATAATTATATTTTTTTCCTGCAGATCAACTCCAAAAAGAGCTTTTTCCATGACTGTTATGGACTGTATGCATTCGGGAAGACCCAATGTGGGGCTATATTTACCGGAATCATGAAATTTTTTTATATCCGAACAAATTTCCACATATTTTTGTCTGAATGATTCAGGGGCATGGTGGCCCACCCATCCACCTCCATAAGAAATGACTTCATCCGGATTCAAGCCCATATTTATTATATTTTTATCACTTGCCATCTTCATTATCTGACGAATGGGAGAGGGCCTTTTTATCATCTCTTGCAGTATGCATGATAGTTC is drawn from Candidatus Thermoplasmatota archaeon and contains these coding sequences:
- a CDS encoding pyridoxal phosphate-dependent aminotransferase; amino-acid sequence: MPELSCILQEMIKRPSPIRQIMKMASDKNIINMGLNPDEVISYGGGWVGHHAPESFRQKYVEICSDIKKFHDSGKYSPTLGLPECIQSITVMEKALFGVDLQEKNIIIGASSTQLTHDLFITLANSGDSILMLDPTYANYMGQTEMVLQKSSIIRLPVLEPETWEYIPSVDDIVENFKEICDKEKPKIVIFPSPDNPSSQVIPHEMVKAFMDICQEREIFLVLDYAYKTQCFGKMPDYFSWNPNDFPYLVAIHSNSKWCRGLGRRLGWVEAHPDVIDGMERTQQCSILCPDTLHQMAMTEYITQGLKDGSLKRYLDKSRMAYKKAADVTVKAIEEHIGMPHLIPQGGLYTLMKVDEDGDEFVKRVLKNTGVLFIPGKGFGHTLEKGVRISYGPHVENVDVIKEGFERVEKYLGK